GCGAAGGGCGACCACCCGTGGAAGCAGATTGACAACATGCTTGCAGAGGGAGTCATCACAAAGAGTCTCCAGGGCGCGGCCCACGAGGTAAGATTTTTCGGAGCCTACGGCGCTCATCCTCGAGACGACGGACTGGACAGTATCTCCGCGGACGATGCACTTGCGGTTATGGAGATAGTGGAACAGTTCCTCGAAGAT
The window above is part of the Armatimonadota bacterium genome. Proteins encoded here:
- a CDS encoding DUF4145 domain-containing protein, with product MYDRLNNRIARVFPFPRTDASTYHEAIPQVVRDDFAEARRCWCADAYKGVVVMCRRAIQAIAVDKGAKGDHPWKQIDNMLAEGVITKSLQGAAHEVRFFGAYGAHPRDDGLDSISADDALAVMEIVEQFLED